CGCGACATACCCGGGATCATAGGACGGGCCGCCCGATCCCCTATTTCGTCTTGCACCAGAATGGGTTTATCATGCCGCCCCGGTTACCCGAAAGCGCGGTGGGCTCTTACCCCACCTTTTCACCCTTACCCTGAAAAAATTCAGGGCGGTATATTCTCTGTAACACTAGCCGTCACCTCGACTTGAATCGAAGCGCCCCCGTTTTCACGAGGAATCATACCCTACGGTGTCCGGACTTTCCTCTCAAATTCTAAAGAACCAAAGCGAATACCTAAAATCCAAAGCTAACTCGCTAAGAAGACAATCCTTCCGCAATTGTCACAGGTCGTCAATTCTTCTCCTTTACGAGCTTGTTCCAATGTATCATTAGACACACGGAGGTGGCATCCTTGGCAGGTTTGCAGCTCAAGTGGCGTTACAACCGGAAGTTTTATACCTTCCGTGAGGCGATGGTACCGGTTAAAAATGATATCTTTCACCTGGCCTTTGGACGCTTCAAAATTTGCTTCAGCCTCAACTAGCTGCTTCTCAGTTTCTACCTTTTTAGCCTCAAGAGTACTTATCGACTCCTTTATTTTAGCTACATCTTGATCAAAGACGCCTTCACGCTTCTTAAACACCTCCATTTCCTCGTCAATATCAAGGAGCAGCCCAATCTCTTCTTCTTCCCAGTCAGAAATCTTCTTTTGCAAAAGCTCAATTTCGTGGGTTAAGGCCTGGAATTCTTCATTCTTCTTAACTTGGAGCTGCTGATTCTTATATTTTTTGATCTGCTCCTCTGCTGAACCGACCTGAATATCCAAGTTTTTTCGCTGAACTTCTAAGGACTGCAACTTGGATTTGGATTCTTCTAGAGCATCCGTTTCAGCCTGTATTTCCTTCTCATACTTTTTTATAGCGAGTGGAATTGCCTGGAGTTGATCTTTCAGACCTCTGACCACTTGGTCACGATCCTGTATAATTAGGAGATTTTCAATGTGTGGGCTCGCCATAGTCGTGCTAAGGCTAGATGTAATACATATCTTCGCTTTCTTCAGGCAAGAAGGATTCTAAAGAATAACCCAATGTTTTTTCTTTGAGAGATTCTACTACCTCCAACCACACTTGTTGAACTCTTCCTCCAGAGTAACCAGTATCGCCCAAGTTTATCCCCAGGAGCTCACCATCTATCGCTGTAACTATTTCATATAAAGTGACTTCCGAGGGTGGCTTTGCAAGCGAGTAGCCCCCCTGCTTACCCCTCCGACTGTTAATCAAGCCGCCATTTCTTAGTTCATTAAGAATTTGTACCAAATAATTGGCTGGTATCTCCTCAGACTTAGCCAGCTCATCGATATGCGAGAATTTCTGGTTACCATAGGTCCGGCTCAATTGAGCTAAAACGCGACAGGCATACTCGACTTTTAGGGATAGTTTCACCCTGGAAACAAGATCCTCAGATATATCGCTTTGCAAACCTAAATAAAGGCTCGCAAATGCCATTTTGCTCGAAAAAATGAGTCGCTTTTGTCCCCAGATCCAGCCATATTTTACCTGCGAATGTCTAAAGATAAAGAAGCTATCGAAAATACAACTCCAACTCCTGACGAATCCGGCTACAACGCCTCCAAAATCCAAAAGCTAGAAGGCCTTGAAGGTGTCCGCAAACGACCCGATATGTATATCGGTGACACCAATGAAAGAGGACTTCACCACTGCGTTTTTGAGATCGTCGATAACTCCATTGATGAGGCACTGGCCGGATACTGTTCCCTGATCTCGGTGATTATTCATCTAGATGGATCCTGTTCCATCGCGGATGATGGACGGGGTATACCAGTGGATATCCATCCGAAGTATAATATCCCGGCGTTGGAGCTTGTTCTCACTAATCTCCACGCTGGTGGTAAATTTGGGAAAGGCGCGTATCAGGTCTCCGGAGGATTACATGGTGTAGGAGCCAAATGCGTAAATGCCGTCTCAGAACATTTTGAGGCCGAAGTCCGCCGAGAAGGAAAAATCCATCACATGCAATTCTCCAGAGGCAAAACGACTCAAGAATTGAAGGTGGTGGGCACCACCCAAAAAACAGGAACCAAAATCACCTTCCTGCCAGATCCTGAGATTTTCCTCACGACGCGAGACTTTA
This genomic stretch from Opitutia bacterium ISCC 52 harbors:
- a CDS encoding Rrf2 family transcriptional regulator — encoded protein: MKLSLKVEYACRVLAQLSRTYGNQKFSHIDELAKSEEIPANYLVQILNELRNGGLINSRRGKQGGYSLAKPPSEVTLYEIVTAIDGELLGINLGDTGYSGGRVQQVWLEVVESLKEKTLGYSLESFLPEESEDMYYI